One Rattus norvegicus strain BN/NHsdMcwi chromosome 20, GRCr8, whole genome shotgun sequence DNA segment encodes these proteins:
- the Or12d14 gene encoding olfactory receptor 12D2-like has product MAVSLNQTLVTEFLLLGVTDIQELNPILFVTVLAMYFVNVFGNGAIMMIVILDPRLHSPMYFFLGNLACLDICFSTVTVPKMLENFFSTSKAISFLGCITQLHFFHFLGCTEALLLTIMAFDRFVAICRPLHYPSIMNRQVCIQVAVSIWAIPFLHALVHSILTSQLNFCGSNHIHHFFCDVKPLLELACGNTELNRWLLNILAGTIGIGLFFLTFLSYFYIVTYLFLKTRSCSMLHKALSTCASHFMVVIIFYAPVLFIYINPNSGSSLEKDRIIAVMYTVVTPALNPLIYTLRNKEVRGALNRKIRIQLLLEEI; this is encoded by the exons ATGGCGG tgtcATTGAATCAAACATTAGTCACTGAATTTCTACTCTTGGGGGTGACAGACATACAAGAACTGAACCCTATTCTCTTTGTCACGGTCCTTGCCATGTACTTTGTCAATGTGTTTGGGAATGGAGCCATCATGATGATCGTCATCTTAGATCCAAGACTCCACTCACCTATGTACTTCTTCCTGGGAAACCTAGCATGTCTAGATATCTGCTTCTCCACTGTAACAGTGCCAAAGATGCTTGAGAACTTCTTCTCCACAAGCAAAGCAATTTCCTTCTTGGGATGCATAACTCAGCTTCATTTCTTTCACTTCCTGGGATGCACAGAGGCCCTGCTGCTGACAATCATGGCATTTGACCGCTTTGTGGCTATCTGCAGACCACTCCACTACCCTTCCATCATGAATCGTCAGGTGTGTATCCAGGTGGCTGTCTCCATCTGGGCCATTCCTTTCCTTCATGCTCTGGTTCACTCCATATTGACATCTCAATTGAACTTTTGTGGTTCCAACCATATCCatcatttcttctgtgatgttaagCCATTATTGGAGCTGGCCTGTGGAAACACTGAACTCAACAGGTGGCTGCTCAATATTCTTGCAGGAACCATTGGCATTGGCCTCTTCTTTCTGACTTTTCTCTCCTACTTCTACATCGTCACCTATCTCTTTCTCAAGACCCGTTCTTGCAGCATGCTCCACAAAGCACTCTCCACTTGTGCCTCTCACTTCATGGTTGTCATTATTTTTTATGCTCCTGTTCTCTTCATCTATATCAATCCCAATTCAGGGAGCTCCCTGGAAAAGGACAGGATCATTGCTGTCATGTACACTGTGGTCACTCCTGCACTCAATCCACTTATCTATACTCTGAGGAACAAGGAAGTGAGAGGTGCTCTGAATAGAAAAATCAGAATACAGCTTTTACTTGAAGAAATCTAG